The following proteins come from a genomic window of Acinetobacter sp. SAAs474:
- a CDS encoding D-alanyl-D-alanine carboxypeptidase PBP6B — protein sequence MKAFIYVIAALSLLLSTVSHALLLNIAPESVAAEAWIILDPQSGQVIAEHNSHFQRAPASMTKMMVAYIALQEIAAGRLSKNEIITATPVVNEVQWDESQMHLKPGDKISIDQLLAGLIVMSANDAALTLAERISGNVPAFVKRMNDEAQRLKMTDTHFANPAGITMPDHFSSAYDMALLGQAVTMQTPAYLHYSIMPSFSYNQHFHRATNLALKFDPSVDGLKTGFTHAAGYNLALTAHRPNADINLPERRLIVVVMGTKNALKRAEVAHNLLDLAYTYTRNEVVLKDKQLIGELPVIKSTLKIFKIETNQEKWVTTSLYNHTQPIDLNSYHANSQRIVVTLDGKTSTIEPLQQTHTNLSVQLNENKLTAPLAQVMKLATISVYQNNQLLKTIDIEQDVNIIEANFFERILMWLSNLFSFSSHNQPVVKTYPLQS from the coding sequence TTGAAAGCTTTCATCTACGTTATCGCAGCTTTAAGTTTACTCTTAAGTACAGTAAGTCATGCTTTACTCTTAAATATTGCGCCAGAATCTGTTGCAGCAGAAGCCTGGATTATTCTTGATCCTCAATCAGGACAAGTGATTGCCGAACATAACAGTCATTTTCAAAGAGCACCTGCGTCTATGACCAAAATGATGGTTGCTTATATTGCCTTACAAGAAATTGCAGCAGGTCGACTGTCCAAAAATGAAATCATTACGGCTACACCTGTAGTGAATGAAGTTCAGTGGGACGAATCGCAAATGCATTTAAAACCTGGTGATAAAATTTCAATCGACCAACTACTCGCAGGTCTTATTGTTATGTCTGCAAATGATGCAGCCCTCACACTTGCCGAACGTATTTCTGGTAATGTACCAGCTTTTGTAAAACGTATGAACGATGAAGCACAGCGCTTAAAAATGACTGACACTCATTTTGCCAATCCAGCGGGCATTACCATGCCAGATCACTTTTCATCCGCATACGATATGGCATTACTTGGACAAGCTGTAACCATGCAAACACCCGCATATTTACATTACTCTATTATGCCAAGCTTTAGCTATAATCAACATTTTCATCGAGCAACCAATCTAGCCTTAAAATTTGATCCTAGTGTTGATGGTTTAAAAACTGGTTTCACTCATGCTGCTGGTTATAATTTAGCCTTAACAGCACATCGACCTAATGCAGATATCAATTTGCCTGAACGCCGGCTGATTGTCGTTGTCATGGGAACTAAAAATGCATTAAAACGTGCTGAAGTAGCACATAATTTATTGGATTTAGCATATACCTATACACGCAATGAAGTGGTGCTTAAAGATAAGCAATTAATTGGTGAACTCCCTGTTATTAAATCAACTTTAAAAATATTTAAAATCGAAACCAATCAAGAGAAATGGGTAACGACCTCTTTATATAATCATACACAACCCATAGACCTAAATTCTTATCATGCCAACAGTCAACGTATTGTTGTCACCCTTGATGGTAAAACATCAACGATTGAGCCTTTACAGCAAACCCACACCAATCTCAGTGTTCAACTTAATGAAAATAAACTGACAGCACCACTTGCACAGGTGATGAAACTAGCAACCATTAGTGTTTATCAAAATAACCAATTACTTAAAACTATCGATATTGAACAAGATGTTAATATTATCGAAGCCAATTTTTTCGAACGTATTCTGATGTGGTTAAGTAATTTATTTTCATTTAGCTCACACAATCAGCCTGTCGTTAAAACTTATCCCTTGCAATCTTAA
- a CDS encoding HlyC/CorC family transporter, whose amino-acid sequence MLEESGPSWGMRGLRKWLSTAPETRDELLKLVQDSRRFLEPDTVTMLEGVLDLPATKIREVMTPRTAMISLQEDDELLDILHVLIESAHSRFPVFSSDQPDNVVGILLAKDLLPFLAEASVKVDIRALMRHPLFVPESARSDQVLRMLKNTQTHIAIVIDEYGSTSGLVTLEDILEEIVGEIEDEHDKVNEEAQYIIPDNDVKTTHSWLVQALTPIEHFNTVLHAHFSDDEVETVGGLLLQEIGLVSDLKGQVVELENWQFTILEADARTIHLIRAVRQ is encoded by the coding sequence ATGCTCGAGGAATCAGGCCCGTCGTGGGGTATGCGTGGCTTACGTAAATGGCTAAGCACTGCACCAGAAACTCGCGATGAACTGTTAAAATTAGTACAAGATTCACGTCGTTTTTTAGAACCCGATACCGTGACCATGCTAGAAGGTGTTCTCGATCTTCCTGCGACTAAAATTCGTGAAGTGATGACCCCTCGAACTGCGATGATTAGTTTACAAGAAGATGATGAGCTACTGGATATTCTTCATGTGCTCATTGAATCTGCGCATTCACGTTTTCCAGTGTTTTCTTCAGACCAACCTGATAATGTGGTCGGTATTTTATTAGCCAAAGACCTACTTCCGTTCCTTGCAGAAGCAAGTGTAAAGGTGGATATTCGTGCGTTAATGCGCCATCCTTTGTTTGTACCAGAAAGTGCTCGTTCTGACCAAGTGTTAAGAATGTTAAAAAATACACAAACCCATATTGCGATCGTTATTGATGAATATGGCAGTACCTCAGGACTGGTCACATTAGAAGATATTTTAGAAGAAATTGTCGGTGAAATTGAAGATGAACATGACAAAGTTAATGAAGAAGCACAGTATATCATTCCAGATAATGATGTAAAAACAACCCATAGTTGGTTGGTTCAAGCACTGACACCGATTGAACATTTTAATACTGTTTTACATGCTCACTTTTCTGATGATGAAGTCGAGACTGTTGGTGGCTTATTGTTACAAGAAATTGGCTTAGTCAGTGACTTAAAAGGACAAGTTGTTGAACTTGAAAATTGGCAATTTACGATTTTAGAAGCAGATGCACGCACTATTCATCTGATTCGAGCTGTACGTCAATGA
- a CDS encoding Ail/Lom family outer membrane beta-barrel protein: protein MLTTKLKYGILLSSVISTSVFATEQHNISLGYAVAPQVVLNDFHRKEIKNETKLNKLNGINLQYRYETESPWGAVVSSTYLKGKEKNAKISSTVQGNVATKQFSLLAGPSYRFNKYISTYALAGVANPKVSYNYYDSSHNTSGKTDISKKAFAYGVGVAINPISNMSVHVGYEGNKYIKGFNVGVGYRF from the coding sequence ATGTTAACAACAAAATTAAAATATGGGATCTTACTTTCTAGTGTTATTTCTACTTCAGTATTTGCCACTGAACAACATAATATCTCCTTAGGTTATGCTGTCGCACCGCAGGTCGTATTAAATGATTTTCATAGAAAAGAGATTAAAAATGAGACTAAGTTGAATAAATTAAATGGGATTAATTTACAGTATCGTTATGAAACTGAATCTCCTTGGGGGGCAGTGGTATCTTCTACGTATTTAAAGGGCAAAGAAAAAAATGCTAAAATAAGTAGTACAGTACAAGGTAATGTAGCAACGAAACAGTTTTCATTACTTGCTGGCCCATCTTATCGCTTTAATAAGTATATTAGTACTTATGCTTTAGCTGGGGTTGCTAATCCAAAAGTTTCATATAATTATTATGATTCAAGTCATAACACTTCTGGAAAAACAGATATAAGTAAAAAAGCTTTTGCTTATGGTGTTGGGGTGGCGATTAATCCAATTTCGAATATGTCGGTGCATGTTGGTTATGAAGGAAATAAATATATTAAAGGCTTTAATGTTGGTGTAGGTTATCGATTTTAA
- the rlmKL gene encoding bifunctional 23S rRNA (guanine(2069)-N(7))-methyltransferase RlmK/23S rRNA (guanine(2445)-N(2))-methyltransferase RlmL, whose translation MTAKPRLSTYWVTCAIGLETLLQEELQGLGIQDIEILPGRLIFKGSLEHAYRVCMWSRLASRVVLPIHRHELEYQHDARDVAEELYEGAINFDWSLIFAPQSTFAIRLHVERDIKVNTQFATLRVKDGVVDSFMEAVGRRPSIDTKQPEITLYVLAGKTAHTYCLDLSGDSLHKRGYRRFMTDAPIKENLAAAILQKAKLKDLNTDIVLDPMCGSGTFIIESLMILTDRAPGLVRRFGFNGWNGHDHDLWMSIKAEAADRYQIARQQPLPKFYAFDADWEAIKATKQNIIAAGFEELMPHIQIEERTLADWPDFQAEAKTAFIVTNPPYGERLGEKASNRALYLGLSARLQQYFPNQSAAVIASQIEQADVLAFNHPQTLRLMNGKLPIYIRLGQIKPANVLRPFLETWQPQSFEPIEGATDFTNRLQKNMQSLKKWATKEGIYCLRLYDADLPDFNIAVDLYGDRLHVQEYAPPKSIDPEKAKKRFNLALASIRAVTGLNRDAIFIKTRARQEGKTQYSKQSSASKRFIVQEGQAKILVNLTDYLDTGLFLDHRQMRLRIAAEAKGKHFLNLYSYTSTASLHAALGGAASTTSVDLSNTYLNWSKENFVLNGLTVEHADEQHQFFASDCFEWLKEGHEQYDLIFIDPPTFSNSKKFYGTFDVQRDHISLIKRAMNRLTTEGTLYFSNNYRGFEMDAEIEALFQVQEISHDTIGADFKRNQKIHRAWKINHPPV comes from the coding sequence ATGACAGCTAAACCACGTCTTTCTACGTATTGGGTCACCTGTGCAATTGGACTTGAAACCTTGCTTCAAGAAGAATTACAAGGTCTAGGGATCCAAGACATTGAAATTCTTCCTGGTCGTTTGATTTTCAAAGGCAGCTTAGAGCATGCCTATCGTGTTTGTATGTGGTCACGTTTAGCCTCCCGAGTGGTATTGCCTATTCATCGCCATGAACTCGAATATCAACATGATGCGCGTGATGTTGCCGAAGAACTCTATGAAGGCGCAATCAACTTTGACTGGTCTCTAATTTTTGCACCACAAAGTACCTTTGCGATTCGTTTACATGTTGAACGTGATATTAAGGTCAATACACAGTTTGCGACTTTACGCGTAAAAGATGGTGTCGTTGACTCATTCATGGAAGCCGTCGGTCGTCGTCCAAGTATTGATACCAAACAACCTGAAATTACATTATACGTACTTGCTGGCAAAACAGCGCATACATATTGTCTTGATTTATCTGGTGATTCTTTACATAAACGTGGCTATCGTCGTTTTATGACTGATGCACCGATTAAAGAAAACTTAGCCGCGGCAATTTTACAAAAAGCCAAACTCAAAGATTTAAATACCGATATTGTGCTTGATCCTATGTGTGGTTCGGGTACGTTTATTATTGAGTCTTTAATGATTTTAACTGACCGTGCACCCGGCTTAGTACGTCGCTTTGGTTTTAATGGCTGGAACGGTCATGATCATGATTTATGGATGTCGATTAAAGCTGAAGCGGCAGATCGATATCAAATCGCACGACAACAGCCACTACCTAAATTCTATGCATTTGATGCCGACTGGGAGGCGATTAAAGCCACCAAGCAAAATATCATTGCAGCTGGTTTTGAAGAATTAATGCCACATATCCAAATTGAAGAACGGACATTGGCAGATTGGCCAGATTTTCAAGCTGAGGCGAAAACTGCATTTATTGTTACCAATCCACCTTATGGTGAGCGTTTAGGAGAGAAAGCCTCTAACCGAGCATTATACTTGGGTCTATCCGCACGCTTACAACAATATTTCCCTAATCAATCTGCAGCAGTCATTGCATCACAAATTGAGCAAGCAGATGTTTTAGCTTTTAACCATCCACAAACCTTACGTTTAATGAATGGTAAACTACCGATTTATATTCGTCTGGGTCAAATAAAACCGGCAAATGTGCTACGTCCATTTCTTGAAACTTGGCAACCACAAAGCTTTGAACCTATTGAAGGCGCTACAGACTTCACCAACCGCTTGCAAAAAAATATGCAAAGCTTAAAAAAATGGGCAACCAAAGAAGGTATCTATTGCTTACGTCTTTATGATGCAGATCTACCAGATTTTAATATTGCTGTAGATTTATATGGCGATCGTTTGCATGTACAAGAATATGCGCCACCAAAATCGATTGATCCAGAGAAAGCCAAAAAACGCTTTAATCTTGCTTTAGCCAGTATCCGTGCAGTAACAGGTTTGAATAGAGATGCCATTTTTATTAAAACCCGTGCGCGCCAAGAAGGTAAAACTCAATATAGCAAACAGAGTAGTGCATCCAAGCGCTTTATTGTACAAGAAGGTCAAGCTAAGATTTTAGTCAACTTAACGGACTATCTCGATACAGGTTTATTCCTTGATCATCGTCAGATGCGTTTGCGCATTGCAGCTGAAGCCAAAGGTAAACACTTTCTAAATCTATATAGCTATACCTCTACAGCAAGTTTACACGCTGCTTTAGGTGGTGCAGCCAGTACTACGAGTGTCGACTTATCCAACACGTACCTTAATTGGTCTAAAGAAAACTTTGTTTTAAATGGCCTAACCGTTGAACATGCTGATGAACAACATCAGTTCTTTGCCAGTGACTGTTTTGAATGGCTTAAAGAAGGTCATGAACAATATGACCTCATTTTTATTGATCCACCAACATTCTCTAACTCGAAAAAGTTTTATGGTACTTTTGATGTACAACGAGATCATATCTCACTGATTAAACGTGCAATGAATCGTCTAACAACAGAGGGAACCTTATACTTTTCGAATAACTATCGTGGCTTTGAAATGGATGCTGAAATTGAAGCACTATTTCAAGTTCAAGAAATTAGTCATGATACCATTGGTGCTGATTTTAAACGTAATCAAAAAATTCACCGTGCATGGAAAATTAATCATCCCCCAGTTTAA
- a CDS encoding M61 family metallopeptidase — MLHYQIEFDDYRQHLIHVTLRFLADPTQVLYLPTWIPGSYLIREFAKHIEGVKAYDEAGRVLKIQKTEKNKWRLFNTDHELITVEYDVYAYDLSVRGAYVDQTRLYLNPACVCLGLQDQENKAIEVEVFLPEELKHFQLATGLKSKSLVKGRFTLYAENYAQLIDSPFELAQQERCHFEAQGIAHQFVISGQHDINMQRMQQDLEKICRTEIALFGSAPFNDYTFMTMATGQSYGGLEHANSTSLITPRHDLPKLNEPEQPSVDYQRFLGLCSHEYFHAWLVKFIRPENFVDYDLNREGYTSLLWIFEGFTSYYDDLILLRSGVINQDAYLKLLKVQLDRYLQNPGRFIQTVAESSFDAWIKFYRPDENSNQAGTSYYNKGCLVALCLDLGLRLRGSSLDQLVRQLYENAKNGIQVNERTIFELCQTLTGDQWVEQINHLIYTTEELPLDQLLPEFGLSYVLKTDRTLPFGLKLMEKPEGIVIQQVRRDSVAAQAGLSAHDVIIAINGIKASITLLEQSAQQQQTLSIVAFRRDELMQFDIQGGCSALTEVELKIVDQSKVDLWLKA; from the coding sequence ATGTTGCATTATCAAATCGAATTCGACGATTATCGTCAGCACCTTATTCATGTCACTTTACGTTTTTTAGCGGATCCAACACAAGTACTGTATTTACCTACGTGGATTCCCGGAAGCTATTTAATTCGTGAGTTTGCCAAGCATATTGAAGGGGTGAAAGCCTATGACGAGGCTGGGCGTGTATTAAAAATTCAAAAAACTGAAAAAAACAAATGGCGTTTGTTTAATACAGATCATGAACTGATTACCGTAGAATATGATGTGTATGCCTATGATCTTTCAGTTCGCGGTGCTTATGTTGATCAAACACGTCTATATCTTAATCCTGCATGCGTGTGTTTAGGTTTACAAGATCAAGAAAATAAAGCGATAGAAGTTGAAGTATTTTTACCTGAAGAATTAAAGCATTTTCAATTGGCGACAGGATTAAAATCTAAAAGCTTAGTGAAAGGGCGCTTTACTTTATACGCAGAAAATTATGCACAGTTGATTGATTCACCGTTTGAACTTGCACAGCAAGAGCGTTGTCATTTTGAAGCACAAGGAATCGCACATCAGTTTGTCATTTCTGGTCAGCATGACATCAATATGCAGCGTATGCAGCAAGATCTTGAGAAAATTTGTCGTACAGAAATTGCATTATTTGGTTCTGCACCTTTCAATGACTATACTTTTATGACGATGGCGACTGGGCAAAGTTATGGCGGCTTAGAACATGCTAACAGTACCAGCTTAATTACCCCTCGGCATGATTTACCAAAATTGAATGAGCCAGAACAGCCTTCAGTGGATTATCAGCGCTTTTTAGGACTTTGTAGTCATGAATATTTTCATGCATGGCTGGTTAAGTTTATTCGTCCAGAAAACTTTGTTGATTATGATTTAAATCGTGAGGGCTACACGTCTTTATTATGGATTTTTGAAGGTTTTACGTCTTATTATGATGATCTCATTTTACTTCGCAGTGGTGTAATTAATCAGGATGCTTATCTTAAACTACTTAAAGTACAATTAGATCGTTATTTGCAAAATCCAGGTCGTTTTATACAAACCGTAGCAGAATCCAGTTTTGATGCTTGGATTAAGTTTTATCGTCCTGATGAAAACTCTAATCAAGCTGGAACCAGTTATTATAATAAAGGCTGTCTGGTGGCATTATGTCTCGATTTAGGCTTGCGTTTACGTGGTTCGAGCTTGGATCAATTAGTGCGTCAATTATATGAAAATGCAAAAAATGGTATACAGGTTAATGAACGGACTATTTTTGAGTTATGTCAAACGCTAACGGGCGATCAGTGGGTTGAACAAATTAATCACTTAATTTATACCACAGAAGAATTGCCACTTGATCAGCTATTACCTGAATTTGGTTTAAGTTATGTGCTTAAAACAGATCGTACTTTGCCTTTCGGTTTAAAACTTATGGAAAAACCAGAAGGGATTGTCATTCAGCAAGTACGTCGAGATAGTGTGGCAGCTCAGGCAGGATTGTCTGCGCATGATGTGATTATTGCGATTAATGGTATTAAAGCATCTATCACATTATTGGAACAGTCTGCACAGCAACAACAGACATTGAGCATAGTTGCATTCCGTCGTGATGAACTGATGCAATTTGATATTCAAGGTGGATGTTCAGCGCTTACAGAGGTTGAATTAAAAATTGTTGATCAAAGTAAAGTTGATTTATGGTTAAAAGCATAA
- a CDS encoding NADPH-dependent 2,4-dienoyl-CoA reductase, which produces MTTHYAHLLKPLDLGFTTLKNRVVMGSMHTGLEDRFFNYPKLAAYFAERAKGGVGLIITGGISPNRQGWLLPAGGTMNCLADVIPHRLVTRAVHRHHAKILLQILHAGRYGYQPFVVSASPIKSPISPFKPRQLSEKQILATIQDYVKTAKLAQKAGYDGVEIMGSEGYLLNQFLSRHVNQRQDRWGGSIENRMRFAIEIVQAIRAAVGEEFILCFRLSVIDLVQDGNTMAEVICIAQALQQAGIHLINSGIGWHEARIPTIVTSVPRAAFVDYTAAVKRHVSIPVIASNRINMPDVAEAILASGQADMVSMARPLLADPFWVNKVATHRVAEINTCIACNQACLDHTFKHQRATCLVNPRAAYETELVYVKTKKPKRIAVVGAGVAGLSAATVAAQRGHSVTLFEANGEIGGQFNLAKMIPGKEEFHETIRYFKVQVDKSKIELRLNTRVNRQQLEREGFEEIIVATGVIPRSLKIKGAHLPQVLSYAQVIAGAEVGQRVAVIGAGGIGFDVAEFLLKPPKQPQPQPLTAWKQEWGVDLNADYTSAGGLQPAEVQPALRHIYLLQRKTSPLGAGLGKTSGWVHRAQLKKHHVHMLRGVEYQAITDEGLWIKMAGQDQLLRVDTVVVCAGQESVKDIMPEQDEITVANYHIIGGAKLAAELDAKRAIREGAELAAKL; this is translated from the coding sequence ATGACGACGCATTATGCACATCTTTTAAAACCGTTAGATTTGGGATTTACCACGTTAAAAAATCGTGTCGTGATGGGTTCTATGCATACAGGGTTAGAAGACCGCTTTTTTAATTATCCTAAACTTGCTGCCTATTTTGCTGAACGTGCCAAGGGTGGGGTCGGTCTCATTATTACAGGCGGAATTTCACCCAATCGACAAGGATGGTTATTACCGGCTGGCGGAACAATGAACTGCTTGGCAGATGTGATTCCACATCGTTTGGTTACGCGTGCAGTGCATCGGCATCATGCAAAAATTTTATTGCAAATTTTGCATGCGGGACGTTATGGTTATCAGCCTTTTGTGGTTTCTGCCAGTCCAATTAAATCACCTATTTCGCCTTTTAAACCTAGACAACTTAGTGAAAAGCAGATTCTTGCAACTATTCAAGATTATGTGAAAACGGCTAAATTAGCGCAAAAAGCAGGTTATGATGGCGTTGAAATCATGGGGTCTGAAGGTTATTTGCTGAATCAATTTCTAAGTCGTCATGTTAATCAACGTCAAGATCGTTGGGGCGGTAGTATCGAAAATCGTATGCGGTTTGCGATAGAAATTGTCCAAGCGATACGTGCTGCAGTGGGGGAGGAATTTATTCTATGTTTTCGGTTGTCAGTTATTGATTTGGTGCAAGATGGCAATACGATGGCAGAAGTGATTTGTATTGCTCAAGCTTTGCAACAGGCGGGTATCCATTTAATTAATTCAGGTATTGGTTGGCATGAGGCACGTATTCCAACGATTGTAACTTCAGTACCACGTGCAGCATTTGTTGATTATACCGCAGCAGTTAAACGCCATGTGAGTATACCTGTGATTGCCTCCAATCGTATTAATATGCCAGATGTGGCTGAAGCTATTCTGGCTTCAGGTCAAGCAGATATGGTATCGATGGCGCGACCATTATTGGCAGATCCTTTTTGGGTTAATAAAGTAGCAACGCATCGAGTAGCGGAAATTAATACTTGTATTGCCTGTAACCAAGCATGTTTAGATCATACCTTTAAACATCAGCGAGCAACCTGCTTGGTGAATCCACGTGCTGCCTATGAAACAGAGTTGGTCTATGTTAAAACCAAGAAACCAAAGCGTATTGCTGTTGTAGGTGCTGGTGTCGCGGGACTTTCTGCGGCAACTGTAGCGGCACAACGAGGACATTCAGTGACTTTGTTTGAAGCGAATGGAGAAATTGGTGGACAATTTAACTTAGCAAAAATGATTCCCGGTAAAGAGGAATTTCACGAAACAATTCGTTATTTTAAAGTGCAAGTCGATAAAAGTAAGATCGAATTACGGCTAAATACTCGGGTAAACCGTCAACAGCTTGAACGTGAAGGTTTTGAAGAAATTATTGTTGCAACAGGAGTAATTCCAAGAAGTCTTAAAATAAAAGGTGCTCATTTACCTCAAGTATTGTCTTATGCACAGGTCATTGCTGGTGCAGAAGTGGGACAACGGGTTGCAGTGATTGGTGCTGGAGGAATTGGCTTTGATGTAGCAGAATTTTTGTTAAAACCGCCTAAGCAGCCACAGCCACAACCATTGACTGCTTGGAAGCAAGAGTGGGGTGTTGATTTAAATGCTGATTACACATCTGCTGGCGGTTTACAGCCAGCAGAAGTACAGCCAGCCCTACGACATATTTATTTACTACAACGAAAAACTTCGCCACTAGGTGCAGGTCTTGGTAAGACTTCGGGATGGGTACATCGAGCACAATTAAAGAAACATCATGTTCATATGCTGCGTGGTGTCGAATATCAAGCAATTACGGATGAAGGCCTGTGGATTAAAATGGCAGGACAGGATCAATTATTACGTGTTGATACGGTGGTGGTATGTGCGGGACAAGAATCAGTGAAGGATATTATGCCTGAACAAGATGAAATTACAGTAGCAAACTATCATATTATTGGCGGTGCAAAGCTTGCTGCTGAACTGGATGCAAAGCGCGCTATACGTGAAGGTGCCGAATTAGCAGCTAAATTATAA
- the lnt gene encoding apolipoprotein N-acyltransferase — translation MRTYLSKLSPFSGAKQSVPLIFALLTALIAGGIFSFALAPYHQWWIAILSPALLYASLIKRTAKQGFFIGWLYGIGLWFVGAFWLYTSIHVYGQTSAWLSVLMIAIMAAVMGLFTAVQCWLYRRFFPETPLTFAPLWIIFEWAKTWLFTGFPWLFVGYAFTERLLDSYAPLFGVFGVSFVVVLLAAALVEILRRKYFWIIPMILVLCGAWASSFLTFVQPKNEKPLSVSLIQGNIPQDLKWLTEYQLKTLEIYANLSQTEWGRDLIVWPESSIPMFQTDIAPFLNTMQQQATQHDSAWITGIPFWDVKQSQQQQKLMYFNSIMAVGSHTDGLYKKQRLVPFGEYIPLSGLLSWVLPALQNDPSASGFSRGPDHQDPLNIKGHALAAAICYEVAYPNLTRRNARHSDYMVTVSNDAWFTGTNGPLQHLQMVQMRAKENGRWFIRATNTGVTAFINEQGHIVKRAPMDQRLVLRGELPAMQGQTLYNKLSDWPILILSVLLLLLGWFFRPIKKDVSFKSRR, via the coding sequence ATGAGAACTTATCTAAGTAAACTCTCTCCATTTTCAGGCGCAAAACAATCTGTACCGCTGATTTTTGCATTACTCACCGCCTTGATTGCCGGTGGAATTTTTAGCTTTGCATTGGCACCTTATCATCAATGGTGGATTGCCATTTTATCGCCAGCCCTACTCTATGCGAGCTTAATTAAACGCACGGCAAAACAGGGCTTTTTTATTGGCTGGCTATATGGCATCGGCTTATGGTTTGTTGGTGCTTTTTGGCTCTATACATCAATCCATGTATATGGACAAACCAGTGCATGGTTAAGTGTACTGATGATTGCCATTATGGCAGCGGTTATGGGTTTATTTACCGCCGTTCAATGTTGGCTATATCGACGCTTCTTTCCAGAAACGCCTCTCACCTTTGCACCATTATGGATTATATTTGAATGGGCAAAAACATGGTTATTTACTGGATTTCCATGGTTATTTGTCGGTTATGCGTTTACTGAGCGCCTCCTAGACAGTTATGCACCTCTCTTTGGCGTATTTGGTGTTTCATTTGTTGTAGTACTACTCGCAGCAGCACTTGTTGAAATCTTACGTCGAAAATATTTTTGGATCATTCCGATGATCTTGGTTTTATGTGGTGCTTGGGCAAGTTCCTTTCTCACATTTGTTCAGCCTAAAAATGAAAAACCGCTCTCCGTTTCATTAATTCAAGGCAATATTCCTCAAGACTTAAAATGGTTAACGGAATATCAATTAAAAACTTTGGAAATTTATGCCAATCTCAGCCAAACTGAATGGGGCCGAGACTTAATTGTTTGGCCAGAATCTTCTATTCCTATGTTTCAAACTGATATTGCGCCTTTTTTAAATACCATGCAACAACAGGCGACCCAACATGATTCTGCATGGATTACCGGTATTCCATTTTGGGATGTCAAACAATCGCAACAACAACAAAAACTAATGTACTTTAATAGTATTATGGCGGTCGGTAGTCACACCGATGGATTATATAAAAAACAACGCTTAGTGCCTTTTGGTGAATACATTCCACTTTCAGGATTATTGAGCTGGGTATTACCTGCATTACAAAATGATCCGTCAGCAAGTGGTTTTAGCCGTGGTCCTGATCATCAAGATCCTTTAAATATTAAAGGACATGCATTGGCAGCAGCGATCTGTTATGAAGTGGCCTATCCTAATTTAACACGACGTAATGCTCGTCATAGTGATTATATGGTGACTGTATCGAATGATGCTTGGTTTACAGGGACCAATGGTCCATTACAACATTTACAAATGGTACAAATGCGGGCAAAAGAAAATGGTCGATGGTTTATTCGTGCGACCAATACAGGCGTGACAGCTTTTATCAATGAACAAGGCCATATTGTCAAACGTGCCCCTATGGATCAACGCTTAGTACTTCGTGGCGAACTTCCTGCGATGCAAGGTCAAACCCTATATAATAAACTCAGTGATTGGCCAATATTAATTTTATCTGTCTTATTACTATTATTAGGTTGGTTTTTTCGTCCGATCAAAAAAGATGTCTCCTTTAAATCACGACGCTAA
- the tusA gene encoding sulfurtransferase TusA: MSESAVTPTIQLNTRGLRCPEPVMMLHQAIRKSKSGDVVEVFATDNSTSWDIPKFCMHLGHELLLQEELQNAQGDKEFHYLVKKG; this comes from the coding sequence ATGTCAGAATCTGCTGTTACCCCTACGATTCAACTGAATACCAGAGGCTTACGTTGCCCAGAGCCAGTAATGATGTTACATCAGGCAATTCGTAAATCTAAATCTGGTGATGTGGTTGAAGTATTTGCCACCGATAACTCAACTTCTTGGGATATTCCTAAATTTTGTATGCATTTAGGCCATGAGCTATTATTACAAGAAGAACTGCAAAATGCGCAGGGTGATAAAGAATTTCATTATTTAGTGAAAAAGGGATAG